Proteins encoded within one genomic window of Spirulina major PCC 6313:
- a CDS encoding Fur family transcriptional regulator, which yields MVSKAVAGQIRDRMKAEGLRITPQRFAVYNSLLSRTDHPTVDQILDTINEEIPIASKASVYSALNILREVGLVREVLLEAGVTRYDANVSSHHHFVCQGCGAIADIPWDALSDRLDLSKIPASLHATSYEVTVKGFCGDCRQNP from the coding sequence ATGGTTTCAAAAGCAGTGGCGGGTCAAATTCGCGATCGCATGAAAGCCGAAGGGCTGCGGATTACGCCGCAACGGTTTGCGGTGTACAACAGCCTGCTGTCTCGCACGGATCATCCCACGGTGGATCAGATCCTCGACACGATCAACGAAGAAATCCCCATTGCCTCGAAAGCCAGTGTGTATAGTGCGTTGAACATTCTGCGAGAAGTGGGACTCGTGCGTGAGGTGCTCCTGGAAGCAGGGGTGACGCGCTACGATGCCAATGTGAGTTCTCATCATCACTTTGTTTGCCAGGGTTGCGGCGCGATCGCGGATATTCCCTGGGATGCGTTGAGCGATCGCCTCGACCTCAGCAAAATCCCGGCATCGCTCCACGCCACCAGCTACGAAGTGACGGTGAAAGGCTTCTGTGGGGACTGTCGTCAAAACCCTTAG
- a CDS encoding transcriptional regulator, producing the protein MLTTETEILAILRNLPQPALEEAKVFLDFLAWRYQNTSPQGAALIDSLRGKATTIMTTDEILNLTRGEE; encoded by the coding sequence ATGCTCACGACGGAAACTGAAATTCTCGCTATCCTTCGCAATCTTCCCCAGCCTGCCTTAGAGGAAGCCAAAGTCTTTTTAGATTTTTTAGCGTGGCGCTATCAAAATACTTCGCCCCAAGGAGCAGCGTTAATTGACAGTTTGCGGGGAAAAGCAACCACAATCATGACGACGGATGAGATTCTCAATTTAACCAGGGGCGAAGAATGA
- the dnaX gene encoding DNA polymerase III subunit gamma/tau translates to MPYEPLHHKYRPQTFGELVGQEAIAQTLTNAILSDRIAPAYLFTGPRGTGKTSSSRILAKSLNCLTAGKPTPTPCGHCQTCLEIARGSAMDIIEIDAASNTGVDNIREIIERAQFAPVQCRYKVYVVDECLTGDTLVLTEQGLCRIDNPEIQNQRVLSYNERSGHWDYQKVVRWLQQGVKDTITIKTRNTTISCTSNHLIRTDQGWKPAKEITPGMKIVSPSSLPICDPTVLPQWHTNFENVESVTPGQAAPVYDIEVQHNHNFVANGLLVHNCHMLSTAAFNALLKTLEEPPDRVVFVLATTDPQRVLNTIISRCQRFDFRRIPLDAMVQHLGAIAHTETIAIAPDALTLVAQIANGGLRDAESLLDQLSLLSGEITAEKVWDLVGAVPERDLLSLLQAIRSDNIEAVLSNCRHLLDRGREPLIVLQNLASFYLNLLIAKTAAQRSDLVAVTAPTWQALVAEAQQWHVATILQGQQKLKDSEYQIKQTTQPRLWLEVALLGLLPSSLVQVAATVGAAQPAPANHRPSTTPATPAPPSATPQHPQPQVSPPQPAPARNTPATFHISTSSLATPAPPAPTVNPASTFTVNPNPSKAPEPSPPQRHTTPSGSTDPDAILQQRLQDTWKRVLTTLEPPSTRSLVNQHCTLLDFDIEDAIAHLGVSSQPLLKIAESKAPQIAIAFERVWEQKITIQFQVRGKHQPAHAAPTVAPSPPPVQVAPAPPSSPPMQVAPAPRPPEPLPAPPRPPAPTISDRPVNPPAPANPDPSPPEPVNPSDLEAAVQDFAKAFEGDVIDLL, encoded by the coding sequence ATGCCCTACGAACCGCTCCATCATAAGTATCGCCCCCAAACCTTTGGGGAATTGGTGGGCCAAGAAGCGATCGCCCAAACTTTGACCAATGCGATTTTGAGCGATCGTATTGCCCCCGCCTACCTCTTCACCGGGCCGAGGGGAACCGGCAAAACCTCCTCCTCCCGCATCCTCGCCAAATCCCTCAACTGCCTCACCGCCGGCAAACCCACCCCCACTCCCTGCGGCCACTGTCAAACCTGCCTAGAAATCGCCCGTGGCTCTGCCATGGACATCATCGAAATCGATGCCGCCAGCAATACCGGCGTGGACAACATCCGCGAAATCATCGAACGCGCCCAATTTGCCCCCGTCCAATGTCGCTACAAAGTCTACGTAGTGGACGAATGCCTAACAGGGGACACGCTTGTCTTAACTGAGCAAGGGTTATGCAGGATTGATAATCCAGAGATTCAAAATCAACGGGTTCTCAGTTACAACGAACGCTCTGGGCATTGGGACTATCAAAAAGTCGTTCGTTGGCTTCAGCAAGGTGTTAAAGATACCATAACAATCAAAACTCGCAACACAACAATTTCCTGTACTAGTAATCATTTAATCAGGACAGATCAAGGCTGGAAACCAGCCAAAGAAATCACACCAGGGATGAAAATCGTATCCCCAAGTTCGTTGCCGATTTGCGACCCTACAGTATTGCCGCAATGGCATACAAATTTCGAGAATGTTGAATCCGTGACACCCGGACAAGCGGCTCCTGTTTATGACATTGAAGTGCAGCATAATCATAATTTTGTCGCGAATGGTTTGCTGGTGCATAACTGTCACATGCTCAGTACGGCGGCGTTTAATGCCCTGTTAAAAACCCTCGAAGAACCGCCCGATCGCGTCGTTTTTGTCCTTGCCACCACTGATCCGCAGCGGGTGCTAAATACGATTATTTCCCGGTGTCAGCGGTTTGATTTTCGGCGGATTCCCCTGGATGCGATGGTGCAGCATTTGGGTGCGATCGCTCACACCGAAACCATTGCAATTGCCCCCGATGCCCTCACCCTCGTGGCTCAAATTGCCAACGGAGGGTTGCGGGATGCGGAAAGTTTGCTCGATCAATTGAGTTTGCTCAGTGGTGAAATTACCGCCGAGAAAGTGTGGGATCTGGTGGGAGCCGTGCCGGAGCGGGATTTGCTGTCCCTGTTGCAGGCGATTCGCAGCGACAACATTGAAGCGGTGTTGTCCAATTGTCGGCACTTGCTCGATCGCGGTCGAGAACCCTTGATCGTGTTGCAAAATTTAGCGTCGTTTTATCTGAATTTATTAATTGCCAAAACCGCAGCCCAACGGAGTGATCTCGTCGCGGTGACGGCTCCCACCTGGCAAGCCTTGGTAGCAGAGGCGCAACAGTGGCACGTTGCCACCATCCTCCAGGGCCAACAAAAACTCAAAGACAGCGAATATCAGATCAAACAAACAACCCAGCCGCGCCTTTGGCTAGAAGTTGCGCTCTTGGGTCTGTTGCCGTCGTCTTTAGTGCAAGTTGCGGCGACGGTTGGCGCTGCCCAACCCGCTCCAGCAAACCATCGCCCCTCGACAACTCCCGCAACCCCCGCGCCACCATCCGCCACACCCCAGCACCCGCAGCCGCAGGTCTCACCACCCCAACCAGCACCTGCCCGCAACACTCCGGCAACATTCCACATTTCCACCTCCAGTCTGGCAACTCCAGCCCCACCGGCCCCCACAGTGAATCCAGCCTCAACCTTCACCGTTAACCCAAACCCATCGAAGGCCCCTGAACCCTCGCCGCCACAACGGCACACCACGCCATCCGGATCAACCGACCCGGATGCAATCCTGCAACAACGGCTCCAAGATACGTGGAAACGGGTATTAACAACATTAGAGCCGCCTTCGACTCGGAGTTTGGTGAACCAGCATTGTACGCTGTTGGATTTTGATATTGAAGATGCGATCGCCCATCTGGGGGTGTCGTCGCAACCCTTGCTCAAAATTGCCGAAAGCAAAGCCCCCCAAATTGCGATCGCCTTTGAGCGCGTCTGGGAGCAAAAGATCACCATCCAATTCCAAGTCCGGGGCAAACACCAGCCCGCTCACGCTGCGCCCACCGTTGCGCCCTCACCGCCCCCGGTGCAGGTTGCCCCAGCCCCGCCCAGTTCGCCCCCGATGCAGGTTGCCCCAGCCCCACGCCCCCCGGAGCCGCTCCCCGCCCCGCCCCGTCCCCCAGCCCCGACCATCAGCGATCGCCCTGTTAACCCTCCCGCCCCAGCCAACCCTGACCCCTCCCCGCCTGAACCCGTTAACCCGTCGGATCTAGAGGCGGCGGTGCAGGACTTTGCAAAAGCATTTGAGGGGGATGTGATTGATTTGCTTTAG
- a CDS encoding response regulator, which translates to MPNTPSLPAAPVVLVVDDHCLLRRLATDLLAFEGFRTIEAACGQEVLDLVNDHQPDVILMDLYLPDVAGVEVCRRLKENHKTAPIPVIFTTVEQSQKSQALSRKVGGSDVMQKPLDRRSLSLRIRALLPHPFNSVQGLMIPAVS; encoded by the coding sequence ATGCCAAATACCCCATCCTTACCTGCTGCTCCGGTTGTCCTTGTGGTAGATGATCACTGCTTATTGCGGCGTTTAGCAACGGATTTGCTGGCGTTTGAGGGGTTTCGCACCATTGAAGCGGCCTGCGGGCAAGAGGTTTTAGATCTCGTGAACGATCATCAACCTGATGTGATTTTAATGGATTTGTATTTACCCGACGTTGCTGGGGTAGAAGTCTGTCGCCGTTTAAAGGAAAATCACAAAACGGCTCCCATTCCCGTTATTTTTACAACGGTGGAACAGAGTCAAAAATCTCAGGCGCTGAGTCGTAAAGTGGGGGGCAGTGATGTGATGCAGAAGCCTCTAGATCGCCGCTCGTTAAGTCTCCGGATTCGCGCCTTGCTGCCCCACCCGTTTAACTCTGTCCAGGGCTTGATGATTCCTGCTGTGAGCTAA
- a CDS encoding NB-ARC domain-containing protein → MKRRSLLTDAGSERLSQAIQSHYQAQNLRVNSRQIAQTAQLPVETTIKILYRQQGCDLKTIKTLFQAFDLRVQRDDLETVRTDLREETEVQPEPLPLGFGRAAVLDQLKQQLQGDTWVVAIAGMAGIGKTTLAQALISDPALREAYPLVLAVNVSQAALELVAIGRQVLGEALTHRAQQAGGVSALVQAIGAKLQSQPCLLWLDGFNGVPSSAVQELLAQVVMGEEMRSRLILTVETPPLFPSPRCQQLDLDGLDLPTIATLFQQWGVPLATASDRDCLRTIHSTYHGHPLALKIIAGEIRSRPYSGNIRAYWQDYGYEYEIAATNPDQAATPTPTRSLSDWVLTLLERASQRLAQQMPLAYELLCMGATNRQFASEQGWQFLIGEVEPEVQASTMAMLRDRFWLESITMNTVPHYRIPPLLRKIILKTTPPHPPEVERG, encoded by the coding sequence GTGAAACGACGAAGTTTGCTGACTGATGCCGGGTCTGAACGGTTGTCCCAAGCCATTCAATCCCATTACCAAGCGCAAAATTTACGGGTCAATTCGCGTCAAATTGCCCAAACGGCTCAGTTGCCGGTCGAAACAACGATTAAGATTCTCTATCGTCAGCAGGGGTGTGACCTCAAAACAATCAAGACCCTGTTCCAAGCCTTTGATCTCCGGGTGCAGCGGGATGATCTTGAGACGGTGCGCACGGACCTAAGGGAGGAGACAGAGGTGCAGCCGGAGCCGCTGCCCTTGGGGTTTGGGCGGGCGGCGGTGTTAGACCAACTAAAGCAGCAACTTCAGGGAGATACCTGGGTGGTGGCGATCGCGGGCATGGCGGGGATCGGCAAAACCACCCTCGCCCAAGCATTGATCTCTGATCCGGCCTTGCGGGAAGCCTATCCGCTGGTGTTGGCGGTGAATGTCAGTCAGGCGGCGTTGGAGTTGGTGGCGATCGGGCGGCAGGTGCTGGGGGAAGCCCTCACCCATCGGGCGCAGCAGGCGGGTGGGGTGTCGGCATTGGTGCAGGCGATTGGGGCGAAGTTGCAATCGCAGCCCTGTTTGCTGTGGTTGGATGGGTTTAACGGTGTGCCCAGTAGTGCGGTGCAGGAACTCTTGGCGCAAGTGGTGATGGGGGAGGAGATGCGATCGCGCCTGATTCTCACGGTAGAAACGCCGCCCCTGTTCCCCTCCCCCCGCTGCCAGCAATTAGACCTCGATGGCCTCGATCTCCCGACGATCGCCACCTTATTTCAACAGTGGGGCGTACCCTTGGCGACGGCCAGCGATCGCGATTGTCTGCGCACCATCCACAGCACCTATCACGGCCATCCCCTCGCCCTCAAAATCATCGCTGGGGAAATTCGCAGCCGACCCTACAGCGGCAACATCCGGGCCTATTGGCAAGACTACGGCTATGAATACGAAATTGCCGCCACGAACCCCGATCAGGCTGCGACCCCCACCCCCACCCGCAGCCTGAGTGATTGGGTGCTGACCCTCCTAGAGCGGGCTAGTCAACGCCTGGCCCAACAGATGCCCCTCGCCTACGAACTCCTCTGTATGGGGGCGACCAATCGGCAGTTTGCCAGTGAACAGGGGTGGCAATTCCTGATCGGGGAAGTGGAGCCGGAAGTCCAGGCCAGCACAATGGCGATGTTGCGCGATCGCTTTTGGCTCGAAAGCATCACCATGAATACCGTGCCCCACTATCGCATCCCGCCCTTACTGCGTAAAATTATCCTCAAGACAACCCCACCCCATCCCCCTGAGGTAGAGCGTGGCTGA
- a CDS encoding tRNA (5-methylaminomethyl-2-thiouridine)(34)-methyltransferase MnmD, producing MTDPFSPQWTRDGSATFFSAEFGELFHSEFGAAQEAEGKFVEPCELRRLAQTQDRIRLLDVCYGLGYNSAAALAAIWAVNPACGVDLVALDVDARPAQAAIAHHALAAYPPEIVAHLATLSTAHRVSTPQFTAQFHVGDARQTIQTVARSQYQADAIFLDPFSPPRCPQLWTVEFIAQVAQGLAPTGILATYSCAAAVRAALQAAGLHIASSPSVGRKAPGTIARWDGTALPPLTPREQEHLQTRAAVPYRDRTGTAIAATILAHRQQEQVHSPLEPSSQWKRRWFTPHASIIPSP from the coding sequence ATGACCGATCCGTTTTCGCCTCAATGGACTCGTGATGGTTCCGCCACGTTTTTTTCGGCGGAATTTGGGGAGCTGTTTCATTCCGAATTTGGAGCCGCCCAGGAAGCCGAGGGGAAATTTGTCGAGCCTTGTGAATTGCGGCGCTTGGCCCAAACCCAAGACCGGATCAGGCTGCTGGATGTGTGCTATGGGTTGGGGTACAACAGCGCGGCGGCGTTAGCGGCGATTTGGGCGGTGAATCCGGCTTGTGGGGTGGACTTGGTGGCGTTGGATGTGGATGCGCGTCCGGCTCAGGCGGCGATCGCACATCACGCCCTCGCCGCCTATCCCCCGGAAATCGTTGCCCACCTCGCCACCCTCAGCACCGCCCACCGTGTCAGCACCCCCCAATTCACCGCCCAATTTCATGTGGGGGATGCCCGCCAAACGATTCAAACGGTGGCGCGATCGCAGTATCAAGCCGATGCCATTTTTCTTGACCCCTTTTCGCCGCCCCGCTGCCCCCAACTGTGGACGGTGGAGTTTATCGCCCAGGTTGCCCAAGGCCTCGCTCCGACGGGAATCCTCGCCACCTATTCCTGTGCCGCCGCCGTGCGGGCCGCCCTCCAAGCCGCCGGGTTGCACATCGCCTCCTCGCCCAGCGTGGGGCGCAAAGCTCCCGGCACGATCGCCCGCTGGGATGGCACAGCGTTACCCCCGTTAACCCCCCGCGAACAGGAACACCTCCAAACCCGCGCCGCCGTGCCCTATCGCGATCGCACCGGCACCGCGATCGCCGCCACCATCCTCGCCCACCGTCAACAGGAACAAGTCCACAGCCCCTTAGAACCCAGTAGCCAGTGGAAACGTCGTTGGTTTACGCCCCATGCTTCGATTATTCCTTCACCGTAG
- a CDS encoding tetratricopeptide repeat protein, with translation MAELDPDIKLRELSVTDALRTRYRSDSGQFYLAGEPEPKESPSDPFSVSRLARFIACVQHWSGLQAEIEAEPTPPSLRDLFGDYSLSEISHIRWAFYYLQLYATPASDSGLERVRNYLEAFEHFRELKAWDEAGELLLVPVEHQTPLHVQLREWGYFSEAIALYAALVDHAAPPLRTLCLYGLGASYYALQDYDQTVHYLEQYLEQIEANPTGPSGSLGSTYLYLGNAHYARQDYPQTIAYLEQCLDLVKGSEATPGDGATLANLGNAHYHLKHYDIASQYLHAYLPIVRQQENAPALATTLLHLGKSQAALQNYGPTVTYLQAYLEAIAPQEIEPPAEVYQLLGNAYYHQRQAPEAIAMLERYFATEPEITGPESWVHLGLAYYDQQHYSEAIAPLEQAQRWVSKHQAPPLAAVVNFALGTALFKQGNFASALVYLEQYLLRSPNPDPLEQQQAFLQLGIAAYELQDYRKTVEYLQKYHDHRQWTEADDATLALLCLQLGTAYYALEDLPPARDYLQIYLNLADSIDDPQDIETTLFVLGKISYLLADDEETIRYLQQYLNLIQAPSPNNTKTLEAALFYLGDTHAHQGNHPQAITILQEYLTLIGSDAPPDALRQALFDLGCAYGELGDDNHALDYLQRFLPLEQRQVEPNQKQVAQALFYVGNAYSYLGEYYNAIATFEELKTLSEASGNQAQYGTAIAQLGSINLALSHYTTAIGYFEEYLVIAEHLSDSIGKSKAIGNLGAAYFALGQYPKAISFLQKALRITRQHQNVIEESRWLGHLGSAYNAIGDYDRAMSLYQQSWNLTRANGDQAGVGAALGNLGVTYCLMGNYTQAVKHLRQSLPIAQELGDRAEIARILCHLGESYLALEDYAEARNSLSESLTIAQAIGARHLEAAIFHNLAQLHQQVGDVTVARTHCQQAIAIAADLNIPELETYRQLEQTLNPSFFQTVLETVHDFLSKYSFGLKVLRDRS, from the coding sequence GTGGCTGAACTCGATCCAGACATCAAACTGCGTGAATTATCGGTAACCGATGCCCTCCGGACTCGGTATCGATCCGACTCCGGCCAATTTTATTTAGCCGGCGAACCGGAACCGAAGGAATCCCCCAGCGACCCATTCTCCGTATCCCGTCTCGCCCGTTTCATTGCCTGCGTGCAGCATTGGAGTGGGTTACAGGCAGAGATTGAAGCCGAACCCACGCCCCCCAGCCTCCGCGACCTTTTTGGGGACTATAGCCTGAGTGAAATTTCCCATATTCGCTGGGCATTTTACTATTTGCAACTCTATGCAACCCCGGCCAGTGATTCAGGGCTGGAGCGGGTGCGGAATTATTTAGAAGCGTTTGAACATTTTCGGGAATTAAAGGCGTGGGATGAGGCGGGAGAATTGCTCCTTGTTCCCGTTGAACACCAGACACCGCTCCATGTGCAATTGCGGGAATGGGGCTATTTTTCGGAAGCGATCGCCCTCTACGCTGCCTTGGTTGACCACGCCGCCCCCCCACTGCGCACCCTCTGCCTCTACGGCCTCGGCGCGAGTTACTACGCCTTGCAAGACTACGACCAAACGGTTCACTACCTCGAACAATACCTTGAGCAGATCGAAGCCAACCCCACCGGCCCAAGCGGCTCTCTGGGTAGCACCTATCTTTACTTGGGTAATGCCCATTATGCCCGCCAAGACTACCCCCAAACGATCGCCTACCTCGAACAATGCTTAGACCTGGTGAAAGGGTCAGAGGCAACACCAGGAGACGGGGCCACCTTGGCGAATTTGGGTAATGCTCACTATCACCTGAAGCATTACGACATTGCCAGCCAATACCTCCACGCCTATTTACCCATCGTGCGGCAGCAGGAAAACGCCCCCGCCCTCGCCACGACGCTGCTGCATTTGGGCAAAAGTCAAGCCGCGCTCCAAAACTATGGGCCAACGGTGACCTATTTACAGGCGTATCTAGAGGCGATCGCTCCCCAGGAGATTGAACCCCCAGCGGAGGTGTATCAACTCTTGGGAAATGCCTATTATCATCAGCGGCAAGCACCAGAGGCGATCGCTATGTTGGAGCGATATTTCGCCACGGAGCCGGAGATTACCGGGCCAGAATCCTGGGTGCATCTGGGGTTGGCTTATTATGATCAGCAGCACTATTCCGAAGCGATCGCCCCCCTCGAACAGGCCCAGCGTTGGGTCTCAAAACACCAAGCACCGCCCCTTGCCGCTGTGGTCAATTTTGCCCTCGGTACGGCCCTGTTTAAGCAGGGGAATTTTGCGTCGGCTCTGGTGTATTTAGAGCAGTATTTGTTGCGATCGCCCAATCCCGACCCCCTCGAACAGCAGCAGGCCTTTCTCCAACTCGGCATCGCCGCCTACGAACTGCAAGACTACCGCAAAACCGTCGAATACCTCCAGAAATACCACGATCATCGCCAATGGACAGAAGCCGATGATGCCACATTGGCCCTGCTCTGTCTACAGTTGGGCACGGCCTACTATGCCCTCGAAGACCTCCCACCCGCCCGCGACTATCTGCAAATTTATCTCAATCTGGCCGATTCCATTGATGATCCCCAAGATATTGAAACGACGCTATTTGTCCTCGGTAAAATTTCCTATTTACTCGCGGATGATGAGGAAACAATTCGCTATCTTCAGCAATATTTAAATCTGATTCAAGCACCCAGTCCCAATAATACAAAAACCCTTGAAGCGGCTTTGTTTTATCTCGGTGATACCCATGCCCATCAAGGAAATCACCCCCAGGCGATTACGATTCTCCAGGAATATTTAACCTTAATTGGCAGTGATGCCCCACCCGATGCCCTGCGCCAAGCCCTGTTTGATTTAGGCTGTGCCTATGGAGAATTGGGGGATGATAACCATGCCTTGGATTATCTCCAGCGGTTTTTACCCCTCGAACAGCGGCAGGTGGAACCGAATCAAAAACAGGTGGCCCAGGCACTTTTTTACGTCGGTAATGCCTATAGTTATTTAGGGGAATATTACAATGCGATCGCCACATTTGAAGAACTAAAAACCCTCAGCGAAGCATCAGGCAATCAGGCGCAATATGGTACTGCGATCGCCCAACTTGGCAGTATCAACCTGGCCTTGAGTCACTACACCACCGCCATCGGTTACTTTGAAGAATATTTAGTGATTGCTGAACATCTCAGTGATTCCATCGGTAAAAGTAAAGCGATTGGTAATTTAGGGGCGGCCTACTTTGCCCTGGGGCAATATCCCAAAGCCATTTCCTTTCTCCAAAAGGCACTCCGAATCACCCGCCAACATCAAAATGTGATCGAAGAAAGTCGCTGGCTGGGTCACCTCGGCAGTGCCTACAATGCGATCGGCGACTACGATCGCGCCATGTCCCTGTATCAACAATCCTGGAATCTCACCCGTGCCAATGGCGATCAAGCGGGGGTCGGGGCGGCGTTGGGGAATCTGGGCGTAACCTACTGTTTGATGGGAAACTATACCCAAGCGGTGAAGCACCTACGCCAAAGTCTACCCATTGCGCAAGAATTGGGCGATCGCGCTGAAATTGCCCGCATTCTCTGTCACCTGGGCGAAAGTTATCTCGCCCTCGAAGACTACGCCGAAGCCCGCAACAGCCTCAGCGAATCCCTTACCATTGCCCAGGCTATCGGAGCACGCCACCTCGAAGCCGCCATTTTCCACAACCTGGCGCAACTTCACCAGCAGGTGGGCGATGTCACCGTCGCCCGCACCCACTGCCAGCAAGCGATCGCGATCGCCGCCGATCTCAACATTCCCGAACTCGAAACCTATCGCCAACTGGAGCAAACCCTCAACCCCAGCTTCTTCCAAACTGTTCTGGAAACTGTGCACGACTTTTTGAGCAAGTATTCCTTCGGGTTGAAGGTGTTACGCGATCGCAGTTAA